The following are encoded in a window of Pseudalgibacter alginicilyticus genomic DNA:
- a CDS encoding methylated-DNA--[protein]-cysteine S-methyltransferase, with protein sequence METCIIKSPLGFTKIIGNHKGITSITILNTEEKTTNIIPEVLEDCAIQLNEYFIGSRKQFNLKLNPGGTNFQKKVWKQLERIPYGKTLSYLELSKQLGSIKAIRAVANANSNNPLWVIIPCHRVVGSNGSLTGYAGGLHRKKWLLEHESPYKQQSLF encoded by the coding sequence GTGGAAACCTGTATAATCAAATCACCTTTAGGCTTCACCAAAATAATTGGGAATCATAAAGGAATAACGTCTATAACAATACTTAATACCGAGGAGAAAACAACCAATATTATTCCAGAAGTATTAGAAGATTGCGCCATACAACTTAATGAATACTTTATAGGTTCTCGAAAACAATTCAATTTAAAACTAAACCCTGGGGGTACTAATTTTCAAAAAAAAGTTTGGAAACAATTAGAACGAATTCCATACGGAAAAACCCTTTCATATTTAGAATTATCAAAACAATTAGGCAGTATTAAAGCCATTAGAGCTGTAGCAAATGCTAATAGTAATAACCCGCTTTGGGTAATTATACCTTGTCATAGAGTTGTTGGTAGCAATGGCAGCTTAACAGGATATGCAGGTGGGCTACATCGTAAAAAATGGCTATTGGAACATGAAAGTCCATACAAACAGCAATCTTTATTTTGA
- a CDS encoding penicillin-binding protein 1A, whose translation MATKKQTTETQNFSKYIRGFWILFLGGVLSIVLIFLLASWGVFGDMPDHTVLENPKTNLASEIISSDGQTLGKFYFNDNRTPVSYDELPQDLIDALIATEDVRFHSHSGIDARGTLRAALTLGGGGGASTISQQLAKQLFHGEGSRNIIERVLQKVKEWIIAIRLERQYTKEEIIAQYFNIYDFLNNADGIRSASRIYFGKEPNMLNLKESAMLVGMFKNSALYNPRRNPEGVKNRRNVVLAQMEKYDYINERERDSLQQTALDIDYSPESHREGIATYFRGYLDGFMKEWIKDNPKPDGTKYNLYNDGLKIYTTIDSRMQQYAEDAVQQHMSRLQKEFFHQNTPDRNPTAPFLDLRKGEIDTLMLRFMKQSERWRHMRYDLKIPSEDVEKSFYKPTEMTVFKWENGKPSEFDTIMKPIDSIRYYKSFLRTGMMSMDPATGHVKAWVGGINYRHFQYDMVKQGKRQVGSTFKPFVYATAIDQLHLSPCDEFPDTPFCIEKNKYGNPEDWCPKNSGNDYGGIRTLKNALANSVNTVTARLMDKVGPQTVIDLVRKLGVESDIPPVPSIALGTPDLSVYEMVGAYATFANKGVYTKPVMVTSITDKNNTVLYQFTPETHDVLSDETAYVTVKLLEGVTQGGSGTRLRGRGADAYRADYREIITGYPYEFTNPIAGKTGTTQNQSDGWFMGMVPNLVTGVWVGGDERSVHFKTITYGQGAAMALPIWGVYMKSCYADEDLNISTGEFEAPIELSINVDCSLLSSDVSPDDDPDTPDDLNGF comes from the coding sequence ATGGCAACAAAAAAACAAACAACGGAAACTCAAAATTTTTCAAAATACATTCGAGGGTTTTGGATTCTTTTTTTAGGAGGTGTTCTTTCAATTGTTCTTATTTTTCTTTTAGCATCATGGGGCGTTTTTGGTGACATGCCAGACCATACAGTTTTAGAAAATCCTAAAACAAATCTTGCCTCAGAAATTATTTCTTCAGATGGGCAGACATTAGGTAAGTTTTATTTTAATGATAACAGAACTCCGGTTAGTTATGATGAATTACCTCAGGATTTAATTGATGCTTTAATAGCAACTGAAGATGTTCGTTTTCATAGTCATTCAGGGATAGATGCACGTGGTACCTTGAGAGCAGCTTTAACATTAGGTGGTGGTGGCGGAGCCAGTACTATTTCTCAACAATTAGCAAAACAATTGTTTCATGGTGAAGGCTCTAGAAATATAATTGAGCGTGTATTACAGAAAGTAAAAGAATGGATTATCGCTATTCGATTAGAGCGTCAATACACCAAAGAGGAAATTATAGCTCAGTACTTCAATATTTATGATTTTTTAAATAATGCAGATGGTATTAGAAGTGCCTCTAGAATTTATTTTGGAAAGGAGCCTAATATGTTGAATTTAAAAGAATCAGCTATGCTGGTAGGGATGTTTAAAAATTCAGCACTTTATAATCCAAGAAGGAATCCTGAAGGAGTTAAAAACAGACGAAATGTGGTTTTAGCTCAAATGGAAAAATATGATTATATAAATGAAAGAGAGCGAGATTCATTGCAGCAAACAGCTTTAGATATAGATTATTCTCCTGAGTCTCACAGAGAGGGTATTGCTACTTATTTTAGGGGCTATTTGGATGGTTTTATGAAAGAATGGATTAAAGATAATCCTAAACCAGATGGCACAAAGTATAATTTATATAATGATGGTTTAAAAATTTATACGACGATAGATTCTCGTATGCAACAATATGCAGAAGATGCGGTGCAACAGCACATGTCTAGATTGCAGAAAGAATTTTTTCATCAAAATACGCCCGATAGAAATCCAACGGCTCCTTTTTTAGATTTAAGAAAAGGTGAAATAGACACGTTGATGTTACGATTTATGAAGCAATCGGAAAGATGGAGACACATGAGGTATGATTTAAAAATACCAAGTGAAGATGTTGAAAAATCTTTTTACAAACCAACTGAAATGACCGTTTTTAAATGGGAAAATGGTAAACCTTCTGAATTTGATACGATTATGAAACCCATAGATTCTATACGTTATTATAAATCGTTTTTACGTACAGGTATGATGTCTATGGATCCAGCAACAGGACATGTAAAAGCATGGGTAGGTGGTATTAATTACAGGCATTTTCAGTATGATATGGTTAAACAAGGAAAACGTCAGGTAGGTTCTACTTTTAAGCCTTTTGTGTATGCTACAGCTATAGATCAATTACATTTATCACCTTGTGATGAGTTTCCAGATACCCCCTTTTGTATTGAAAAAAATAAATATGGGAATCCAGAAGATTGGTGCCCTAAAAATTCTGGAAATGATTATGGAGGTATAAGAACATTAAAAAATGCTTTAGCAAATTCGGTCAATACCGTAACGGCTAGATTGATGGATAAAGTTGGACCACAAACCGTAATTGATTTGGTTAGAAAATTAGGTGTTGAATCTGATATTCCACCAGTGCCATCCATTGCCTTGGGTACACCAGATTTAAGCGTGTATGAAATGGTTGGTGCTTACGCTACTTTTGCAAATAAAGGTGTTTATACCAAGCCAGTAATGGTAACCAGTATTACAGATAAAAATAATACAGTATTATATCAATTTACACCAGAAACCCATGATGTTTTAAGTGATGAAACAGCCTATGTTACAGTAAAACTTTTAGAAGGTGTTACTCAAGGAGGTTCTGGTACCAGATTAAGAGGTAGAGGTGCTGATGCTTATAGGGCAGATTATAGAGAAATTATAACAGGGTATCCTTATGAATTTACAAATCCTATTGCAGGTAAAACAGGTACTACACAAAATCAAAGTGATGGTTGGTTTATGGGTATGGTGCCTAATTTAGTTACTGGTGTTTGGGTTGGCGGAGACGAACGTTCTGTACACTTTAAAACCATAACTTATGGTCAAGGTGCAGCTATGGCATTACCAATTTGGGGTGTGTATATGAAAAGTTGTTATGCTGATGAGGATTTGAATATTTCTACAGGAGAATTTGAAGCTCCAATAGAGCTTTCAATTAATGTGGATTGCTCGTTGCTTTCATCAGATGTATCACCTGATGATGATCCAGATACACCAGATGATTTAAACGGATTTTAA
- a CDS encoding PSP1 domain-containing protein yields the protein MSCASCSTKDGQPKGCKNNGTCGTDSCNKLTVFDWLSNMSLPNGEKPFDWVEVRFKNGRKEYYKNLENLTLSIGDIVATQAASGHDIGMVTLTGELVRIQMKRKNISEKADDILKIYRKASQRDIDVWSEARDKEEPMKVKARQFAIDLKLQMKISDIEFQGDASKATFYYTAEERVDFRELIKVFAREFRTRIEMKQVGFRQEAARLGGIGSCGRELCCSTWLTDFRSVSTSAARYQQLSLNPQKLAGQCGKLKCCLNYELDSYLDALKSFPKTDIKLRTEKGTAVCQKTDIFKGHMWYAYEGEWMNWHKITTAQANEIISLNKKNEKVISLEEYASDLIEDTKTEFENVVGQDSLTRFDSPKRNNKRKNNRRKAKSGNKNVGPSANKNNPNSNNSNRNNQNRKKTNTNNSNKNNSNQNNRKKNNRRKPQNSKKNAAE from the coding sequence ATGTCTTGTGCAAGTTGCTCAACTAAAGACGGCCAGCCAAAAGGCTGTAAAAACAATGGTACTTGTGGTACTGATAGTTGTAATAAACTAACTGTTTTTGATTGGTTGTCTAATATGTCATTGCCTAATGGCGAAAAACCTTTTGATTGGGTGGAAGTTCGCTTTAAAAACGGCAGAAAAGAATACTATAAAAATCTTGAAAACTTAACTTTAAGTATTGGTGATATTGTTGCTACTCAAGCAGCATCTGGACATGATATTGGTATGGTTACCCTTACGGGAGAATTGGTGCGTATTCAAATGAAACGCAAAAATATTTCTGAAAAAGCTGATGATATTTTAAAAATTTATAGAAAGGCTAGTCAGCGGGATATTGATGTTTGGAGTGAAGCTCGTGATAAAGAGGAGCCAATGAAGGTGAAAGCCCGGCAGTTTGCTATCGATTTAAAACTTCAAATGAAGATTTCGGATATTGAATTTCAAGGTGATGCTAGTAAAGCTACTTTTTATTATACCGCAGAAGAACGCGTAGATTTTAGAGAACTCATTAAAGTATTTGCACGTGAGTTTAGAACCCGTATTGAAATGAAACAAGTTGGTTTTCGTCAAGAAGCAGCCAGACTTGGTGGTATTGGCTCTTGTGGACGCGAATTATGTTGTTCCACATGGTTAACGGACTTTCGTTCTGTAAGTACTTCAGCAGCAAGATATCAGCAATTATCTTTAAATCCTCAAAAATTAGCAGGACAATGTGGTAAATTAAAATGCTGTTTAAATTATGAGTTGGATAGTTATTTGGATGCCTTAAAAAGTTTTCCGAAAACAGATATTAAACTTAGAACGGAAAAAGGGACAGCTGTTTGTCAAAAAACCGATATTTTCAAGGGTCATATGTGGTATGCTTATGAAGGTGAATGGATGAATTGGCATAAAATAACAACAGCACAAGCCAATGAAATTATTAGCTTAAATAAGAAAAATGAAAAAGTTATTAGCTTAGAAGAATATGCTTCTGATCTAATTGAAGATACTAAAACAGAGTTTGAAAACGTTGTTGGTCAAGATAGTTTAACACGTTTTGATAGTCCAAAACGCAATAATAAACGTAAAAACAATAGAAGAAAAGCAAAGTCGGGAAATAAAAATGTTGGACCAAGTGCCAATAAAAACAATCCAAATTCAAACAATTCAAACAGGAATAATCAAAATAGAAAGAAAACAAATACTAACAATTCAAATAAAAATAATTCTAACCAAAATAATAGAAAGAAAAATAACCGAAGAAAACCTCAAAACAGTAAAAAAAATGCTGCAGAATAA
- a CDS encoding CNNM domain-containing protein: MSALIFWATISIFFSFLCSILEAVLLSVTPTFINLKKQENKDYAITLESLKKDVDKPLIAILTLNTIAHTLGAMMVGIEAEKLPFKIEIFGINTVGVVSAVMTFLILVASEIVPKTIGATYWKQLANFTSKALTILIFPLKWTGILWLLQLTTKVIGGKAHEGSVLSREDFHAMADIAQEEGVFQENESKIIKNLITFKEVFAKDVMTPRTVMKTEMETTSVKDFFHKNLNLRFSRIPIYADDPDNIVGLVLKDEIFKEMALDNGDKKLSDLKRNIIVVNRSLPIPTLFEKLIESKNHMALVVDEYGSVSGIVTMEDVIETLLGLEIMDESDSVSDLQYLARKSWESRAKKLGIFEDENTLK; this comes from the coding sequence ATGAGCGCATTAATTTTTTGGGCAACCATATCTATCTTTTTTTCCTTTTTATGTTCTATACTTGAAGCGGTTTTATTAAGCGTCACCCCTACGTTTATAAATCTTAAAAAACAAGAAAACAAAGACTATGCAATAACATTAGAAAGCTTAAAGAAAGATGTAGATAAACCTTTAATTGCTATTTTAACTCTTAATACCATTGCGCATACCTTAGGAGCCATGATGGTAGGAATTGAAGCTGAAAAATTACCTTTTAAAATTGAGATATTTGGTATAAATACGGTTGGTGTCGTTTCCGCTGTTATGACATTTTTAATTTTAGTAGCTTCAGAAATTGTACCTAAAACCATAGGTGCCACCTATTGGAAACAATTAGCAAATTTTACTTCAAAGGCATTAACTATTTTGATTTTTCCTTTAAAATGGACTGGTATTTTATGGCTACTTCAATTAACAACCAAAGTCATTGGAGGAAAAGCTCATGAAGGAAGTGTTTTAAGTAGAGAAGATTTTCATGCCATGGCAGATATTGCTCAAGAAGAAGGTGTTTTTCAAGAAAATGAAAGTAAAATAATTAAAAACCTAATAACCTTTAAGGAGGTATTTGCAAAAGACGTTATGACCCCTAGAACGGTTATGAAAACAGAAATGGAAACAACGAGTGTTAAAGATTTTTTTCATAAAAATTTGAATTTGCGTTTTTCACGTATTCCTATTTATGCTGATGATCCAGATAATATTGTTGGGTTGGTTTTAAAAGATGAAATTTTTAAAGAAATGGCCTTGGATAATGGCGACAAAAAATTATCAGATTTAAAACGAAATATTATTGTAGTTAACAGAAGTTTACCTATTCCTACTCTTTTTGAAAAACTTATTGAAAGCAAGAACCACATGGCTTTAGTGGTTGATGAATATGGTTCTGTTAGTGGCATAGTAACCATGGAAGATGTTATTGAAACCTTACTTGGTTTGGAAATCATGGATGAAAGTGACAGTGTTTCAGACTTACAATATTTAGCAAGAAAAAGCTGGGAGTCACGAGCCAAAAAACTAGGTATTTTTGAAGACGAAAACACCTTGAAATAG
- a CDS encoding gliding motility lipoprotein GldH produces the protein MLQNKFLFLFLVFCVLVSCDSNMVYDVYKTVPNKWHKDSVVSFNITPPDSTNAYDLFVNLRNTNSYKFSNLFLIVEMVFPHGKTVTDTLEYRMADPSGKFLGTGLTDVKENKLWYKEQVVFDETGEYKVNIQHAMRENGKVKGITELEGITDVGFRIENPIIK, from the coding sequence ATGCTGCAGAATAAATTTTTGTTTCTTTTTTTAGTTTTTTGTGTATTGGTTTCTTGTGATTCCAATATGGTATACGATGTATATAAAACAGTTCCGAATAAATGGCATAAGGATTCTGTGGTAAGTTTTAATATAACGCCCCCAGATTCTACGAATGCGTATGATTTATTTGTTAATTTAAGAAACACGAATAGCTATAAATTTAGTAATTTGTTTTTAATTGTTGAAATGGTGTTTCCACACGGGAAAACAGTTACTGATACTTTAGAATATCGTATGGCCGATCCTTCGGGAAAATTTTTAGGCACAGGATTAACAGATGTTAAGGAAAATAAACTTTGGTATAAAGAACAGGTTGTTTTTGATGAAACTGGAGAGTATAAAGTAAACATCCAACATGCTATGCGAGAAAACGGAAAGGTCAAAGGTATAACAGAACTTGAAGGTATTACAGATGTAGGCTTTAGAATTGAAAATCCAATAATTAAATAA
- a CDS encoding CoA transferase subunit A → MINKKVANVEEALQGVTDNMTFMLGGFGLSGIPENIITQLVKLGTKGLTCISNNAGVDDFGLGLLLQKHQIKKMISSYVGENDEFERQMLSGELEVELIPQGTLAERCRAAQSGIPSIYTPAGYGTEAANGKETREFDGKMYVLEYAFKADFAFVKAWKGDAAGNLIFKGTARNFNPVMCGAAKITVAEVEELVPLGTLDPNQVHTPGIFVQRIFQGAVYEKRIEQRTVRTKN, encoded by the coding sequence ATGATTAATAAAAAAGTAGCCAATGTTGAAGAAGCACTTCAGGGAGTCACTGATAATATGACTTTTATGCTTGGAGGGTTTGGGCTTAGTGGTATTCCAGAAAACATCATTACTCAGTTGGTAAAACTTGGCACTAAGGGTTTAACTTGTATTTCAAACAATGCTGGTGTTGATGATTTTGGTTTGGGTTTGTTGCTTCAAAAACATCAAATAAAAAAAATGATTTCTTCTTATGTTGGCGAAAATGATGAGTTTGAAAGGCAGATGTTATCAGGTGAATTGGAAGTTGAATTAATCCCTCAAGGAACTTTAGCAGAACGATGTAGAGCTGCTCAATCTGGTATACCATCCATTTATACACCAGCAGGTTATGGAACGGAAGCGGCAAACGGAAAAGAAACGCGTGAGTTTGATGGTAAAATGTATGTTTTAGAGTATGCTTTTAAAGCAGATTTTGCTTTTGTGAAAGCGTGGAAAGGAGATGCTGCTGGCAACTTGATTTTTAAAGGTACTGCTCGAAACTTCAATCCAGTAATGTGTGGTGCTGCTAAAATAACTGTTGCTGAGGTTGAAGAATTGGTGCCTTTAGGAACTTTAGACCCCAATCAAGTTCATACACCTGGCATTTTTGTTCAGCGTATTTTTCAAGGGGCTGTTTATGAAAAGCGTATAGAACAGCGTACGGTAAGAACCAAAAATTAA
- a CDS encoding ABC transporter ATP-binding protein, producing MQEPYILNIENLSISFGNNEVIHNISYHLKPNEILGIVGESGSGKSVSSLAILGLLPKKISKINSGIIYYKNQNLITISPKLLQQIRGRKIAMIFQEPMSSLNPSMTCGKQVQEILLQHTKLTKQETKKETILLFEKVKLPDANRVFNAYPHEISGGQKQRVMIAMAIACKPDILIADEPTTALDVTVQKEIINLLKTLQTETQMSIIFITHDLALISEIADRVLVMYKGRIVEQGLVTNIFTNPKHNYTKALINSRPSLKTRLKTLPTIKDFLNNTISNKIISAEQRKKNHQSLYSKPPLLEVINVKKEYLTKSGWFSKPSSFKAVNNVSFKLYEGETLGLVGESGCGKSTLGNTILQLDKATSGKILYKGIDITKLQNAEIKKLRKDIQIIFQDPFSSLNPRIPIGQAIMEPMKVHKLYTSDIERKEKVIDILDRVGLSENYFNRYPHEFSGGQRQRIGIARTIALQPKLIVCDESVSALDISVQAQVLNLLNELKESFGFTYIFISHDLAVVKYMSDQLLVMNKGKIEELDDADVIYNSPKKDYTKKLIDAIPKGL from the coding sequence ATGCAAGAACCATACATTTTAAACATTGAAAACTTATCAATTTCTTTTGGAAATAACGAAGTAATTCATAATATTTCATATCACTTAAAACCAAATGAAATTTTAGGAATTGTTGGAGAATCAGGTTCAGGAAAATCAGTGTCTTCATTAGCTATATTAGGACTTCTTCCTAAAAAAATTTCAAAAATAAATTCTGGCATTATCTATTATAAAAATCAAAATTTAATTACAATATCACCAAAATTACTTCAACAAATAAGAGGTCGGAAAATTGCAATGATTTTTCAAGAGCCAATGAGTTCTTTAAACCCCTCAATGACCTGCGGAAAACAAGTTCAAGAAATATTATTACAGCACACAAAACTTACAAAACAAGAAACAAAAAAGGAAACCATTTTACTTTTTGAGAAGGTAAAACTTCCAGATGCCAACCGCGTATTTAATGCTTATCCACATGAAATTTCAGGCGGACAAAAACAGCGCGTTATGATTGCTATGGCTATTGCTTGCAAACCTGACATTTTAATTGCAGACGAACCCACCACTGCCTTAGATGTAACAGTTCAAAAAGAGATTATTAATCTTTTAAAAACATTGCAAACTGAAACCCAAATGAGTATTATTTTCATTACACATGATTTGGCTTTAATATCAGAAATAGCAGATAGAGTATTAGTTATGTACAAAGGTCGTATTGTTGAACAGGGTTTGGTTACAAATATTTTTACTAACCCAAAACATAATTACACAAAGGCTTTAATAAATTCTCGTCCATCATTAAAAACCAGACTGAAAACACTGCCTACTATCAAAGACTTTTTAAACAACACTATTTCAAATAAAATAATAAGCGCTGAACAGCGTAAAAAAAACCACCAATCATTATACAGCAAACCCCCATTATTGGAAGTGATTAATGTTAAAAAAGAATACTTAACAAAATCAGGTTGGTTTTCAAAACCAAGCTCTTTTAAAGCTGTAAACAACGTAAGTTTTAAATTATATGAAGGAGAAACTTTAGGTTTGGTTGGCGAATCAGGTTGCGGAAAATCAACTTTAGGCAACACCATCCTTCAATTGGATAAAGCAACCTCAGGAAAAATTTTATACAAAGGCATTGACATAACAAAACTCCAAAATGCGGAGATAAAAAAACTTAGAAAAGATATTCAAATTATTTTTCAAGATCCTTTTTCCTCCTTAAACCCAAGAATTCCTATAGGCCAAGCTATTATGGAGCCCATGAAAGTTCATAAGCTGTACACGTCAGATATAGAACGAAAAGAAAAAGTCATAGATATTTTAGACCGAGTTGGACTTTCTGAAAATTATTTTAATAGATATCCTCATGAATTTTCAGGCGGACAAAGGCAACGAATTGGTATTGCCAGAACCATTGCATTACAGCCAAAATTAATTGTCTGTGATGAATCCGTTTCTGCATTAGACATTTCTGTACAAGCTCAAGTTTTAAACCTACTAAATGAATTAAAAGAAAGCTTCGGCTTTACTTATATATTTATTTCTCACGACTTGGCAGTAGTTAAATATATGTCTGATCAATTATTGGTAATGAATAAAGGAAAAATAGAGGAGTTAGATGATGCAGATGTTATCTACAACTCACCAAAAAAAGACTACACTAAAAAACTTATTGATGCAATCCCAAAAGGCTTATAA
- a CDS encoding serine hydrolase domain-containing protein, producing MKFFKKLFKWIIIVLGLIITTLYITDTDYLLKAVRTIYLTGHSTAFLEDYKKFDNQVVENGTPQPWPYHKSYNTVKETETLNQINKSNGTIAYVIIKNDSIWFENYYDGFNENSKTNSFSMAKSYVSGLLGKAIQEGYIKSLDQPVSDFLPTFNKGLAAKMTVGDLSSMASGTNWDEAYYSPLSITTRAYFDDNLEKVMLGLKVVDQPGKAFKYASGDTQMLAMVIEKATGKKLYNYLEESFWKPLNSENSTLWQVDSERHDLVKAYCCIASNAKDFARFGKLYKDYGKWNGKQILDSTFVAKSIKPRFSESPEYGYGIWLKEQNDKNFFMLRGHLGQYVIVEPNDNVIIVRLGHSKGSNKKVGIYTEDISVYINEAYKMLEK from the coding sequence ATGAAATTCTTCAAAAAACTTTTTAAATGGATTATAATAGTACTCGGGTTAATAATAACTACTTTATATATTACCGACACCGATTATTTACTAAAAGCAGTTAGAACCATTTACCTCACTGGACACTCAACAGCCTTTTTAGAAGATTATAAAAAATTTGACAACCAAGTTGTTGAAAATGGAACACCCCAACCTTGGCCATATCATAAAAGCTATAATACGGTTAAAGAAACCGAAACTCTCAACCAAATAAATAAATCAAACGGCACTATTGCTTACGTTATTATAAAAAATGATAGTATTTGGTTTGAAAACTATTATGATGGTTTTAATGAAAATTCAAAAACAAACTCGTTTTCAATGGCAAAAAGCTATGTTTCTGGGCTGTTAGGGAAAGCCATTCAAGAAGGTTATATAAAAAGTTTAGATCAACCTGTTAGCGATTTTTTACCAACGTTTAATAAAGGTTTAGCTGCAAAAATGACTGTGGGTGACTTATCTAGTATGGCATCTGGAACCAATTGGGATGAAGCCTATTACTCCCCATTATCAATAACTACCCGCGCTTATTTTGATGATAATTTAGAAAAGGTAATGCTGGGTTTAAAGGTTGTTGATCAACCTGGAAAAGCTTTCAAATATGCCAGTGGCGATACCCAGATGTTAGCTATGGTCATAGAAAAAGCTACTGGCAAAAAACTATACAATTATTTAGAAGAAAGTTTTTGGAAACCTTTAAATTCTGAAAATTCTACCCTTTGGCAAGTAGATAGCGAAAGACACGATTTAGTAAAAGCTTACTGTTGTATAGCCAGTAACGCCAAAGATTTTGCACGTTTTGGAAAACTTTATAAAGATTATGGAAAATGGAATGGCAAACAAATTTTAGATTCAACATTTGTAGCAAAATCCATTAAACCACGCTTTTCTGAAAGCCCTGAATATGGTTACGGTATATGGCTAAAAGAACAAAATGATAAAAACTTTTTTATGTTACGTGGACATTTAGGACAGTATGTTATTGTTGAACCGAATGACAATGTTATTATTGTACGTTTAGGACATTCTAAAGGTTCAAACAAAAAGGTTGGCATCTATACCGAAGATATTTCCGTGTATATTAATGAAGCTTATAAAATGCTTGAAAAATGA
- a CDS encoding 3-oxoacid CoA-transferase subunit B, with amino-acid sequence MLSKTDIAKRIAKEVKNGYYVNLGIGIPTLVANYVRDDIEVEFQSENGVLGMGPFPFEGHEDADIINAGKQTITTLPGASFFDSALSFSMIRGKHIDLTILGAMEVAENGDIANWKIPGKMVKGMGGAMDLVASADNIIVAMMHTNKAGQSKLLKKCSLPLTGVGCVKKIVTNLAVLEVIDEGFKLLERAPGVSVETIILATEGTLFIDGVIPEMSL; translated from the coding sequence ATGTTAAGTAAAACAGATATAGCAAAGCGAATAGCCAAGGAAGTAAAAAATGGTTATTATGTCAATTTAGGGATTGGTATTCCTACATTGGTTGCCAATTATGTTCGTGACGATATTGAAGTAGAATTTCAAAGTGAGAATGGTGTTTTAGGTATGGGACCATTTCCATTTGAAGGCCATGAGGATGCTGATATCATTAACGCTGGGAAACAAACAATCACTACATTACCTGGAGCCAGTTTTTTCGATTCTGCTTTAAGTTTTTCAATGATTCGGGGTAAACATATAGATCTTACTATTTTAGGTGCTATGGAAGTAGCAGAAAATGGTGATATTGCTAATTGGAAAATTCCTGGAAAAATGGTAAAGGGCATGGGAGGTGCTATGGATTTAGTTGCTAGTGCCGACAATATCATCGTTGCCATGATGCATACTAACAAGGCTGGTCAATCTAAACTGTTAAAAAAATGTTCGTTACCACTTACAGGGGTTGGTTGTGTAAAAAAGATAGTTACAAACCTTGCTGTTCTTGAAGTTATAGATGAAGGTTTTAAGCTTTTAGAACGTGCACCAGGTGTAAGTGTAGAAACTATTATATTAGCCACTGAAGGTACTTTATTTATTGATGGTGTGATCCCTGAAATGAGTTTGTGA
- a CDS encoding 3'-5' exonuclease, whose translation MIAKLNIENILFLDIETVPEVQHFSDLDATKQALWDHKSKYQRKDEFTAEEFYDRAGIWAEFGKIVCISVGYFNIQGDLRKFRVTSFYGDETKILKDFKNLLISHFSETKHLLCAHNGKEFDFPYIARRMIIHNIELPHKLNLFGKKPWEVPHLDTLELWKFGDYKSYTSLKLLTYVLGIPSPKDDIDGSEVYRVYYEENEIDRIIIYCEKDTIAVAQIFLRLRGDAILTDEEIIHI comes from the coding sequence ATGATAGCCAAACTAAATATTGAAAATATATTATTTCTGGATATTGAAACCGTTCCAGAAGTTCAACATTTTTCTGATTTAGACGCTACTAAACAAGCACTTTGGGATCACAAATCAAAATACCAACGCAAAGATGAATTTACTGCTGAAGAATTTTATGACCGCGCTGGCATTTGGGCAGAATTCGGAAAAATAGTTTGTATTTCTGTAGGATATTTCAATATTCAAGGAGACCTCCGAAAATTCAGAGTAACCTCCTTTTACGGCGATGAAACAAAAATTTTAAAAGATTTTAAAAACTTATTAATTTCTCACTTTAGTGAAACCAAACATTTATTATGCGCTCACAATGGTAAAGAATTTGACTTTCCATACATTGCCAGACGAATGATTATTCATAATATTGAATTGCCTCATAAATTAAATCTCTTTGGAAAAAAACCTTGGGAAGTTCCACATTTGGATACATTAGAACTCTGGAAATTTGGCGATTATAAAAGTTACACTTCATTAAAACTATTAACTTATGTTTTAGGTATTCCATCACCTAAAGATGATATTGATGGCAGCGAAGTATATCGTGTTTATTATGAAGAAAATGAAATAGACCGTATCATCATTTATTGTGAAAAAGATACAATTGCTGTCGCACAAATATTTTTAAGATTACGTGGTGATGCCATTTTAACTGACGAAGAAATCATTCACATATAA